The Thermoproteota archaeon genomic interval CAGCTGGTCCTTGAAGACGGCCTCTATCGCCCCCTTGAAGTAGCCCTTCTGGTAAGCACCGCTGTTCAGCATGAGCGTCACGGCGCCAGCGGTGAACGCGTCCCAGTTAAGGCCTGTCAGGGCCGGTATGGAGAAGTAGAAGAACAGAAGTTGGACTATCAGCGGGCTTCCCCTGAAGAACTCCACATAGCCCGCAATGATCACCTTCATCAGCTTGGTCCCATAGACATCCCCTAGGGCTGAAAGAATGCCTAGAACGAAGCCCCCTGCCAGTCCCAGGAAGGTCATCTCCACGGTGGTTAGGAATCCCTCTATGATGAAGGGATAGTACTCGGTGACGAAGCTGATAATGAAGGATATTGGATCCAGCGGCGCTGCCGTCTTCAGACCCCCCCGATGAGCCTCCTCAGGAACTCCCTCGCCCTCGGAGTCTTCGGATTCCTCAAGAGTTCCTCAGGAGGACCTGACTCTATTATGCGCCCGTCATCCATGAACAGGATCTCGTCAGCTACCTCCTTCGCGAATCCAAGCTCGTGGGTGACCACCAACATGGTAACGCCCCTCTTAGCCAGATCCTTCATCACATCAATGACCTCCCAAGTGAGCTCTATGTCCAGGGAGGCGGTGGGCTCGTCGAACAGTATTATGTCTGGATCCATTGCTAGGGCCCTAGCTATGCCCACTCGCTGTTGCTGCCCGCCGGAGAGCTGAGCTGGGTAATGATGGGACCACTCCTCCAACCTGACGGTTTTGAGGGCCTCTAGCGCCTTCCTCTCCGCCTCCTCGTCCCTCATCTTGAGGACGACCTTCGGACCGAGCTTCACGTTACCTAAAGCTGTGAGGTGCCTGAAGAGGCTT includes:
- a CDS encoding ABC transporter permease subunit (The N-terminal region of this protein, as described by TIGR01726, is a three transmembrane segment that identifies a subfamily of ABC transporter permease subunits, which specificities that include histidine, arginine, glutamine, glutamate, L-cystine (sic), the opines (in Agrobacterium) octopine and nopaline, etc.), whose protein sequence is MEGFLTTVEMTFLGLAGGFVLGILSALGDVYGTKLMKVIIAGYVEFFRGSPLIVQLLFFYFSIPALTGLNWDAFTAGAVTLMLNSGAYQKGYFKGAIEAVFKDQL
- a CDS encoding amino acid ABC transporter ATP-binding protein, translating into MGEVVLACEGLKKRYGDLWVLKGIDFEIEKGQTKVIIGPSGSGKSTFLRLMGLLEPPTEGKIYFEGKDVYGSGLDLNMLRAKIGFVFQEPSLFRHLTALGNVKLGPKVVLKMRDEEAERKALEALKTVRLEEWSHHYPAQLSGGQQQRVGIARALAMDPDIILFDEPTASLDIELTWEVIDVMKDLAKRGVTMLVVTHELGFAKEVADEILFMDDGRIIESGPPEELLRNPKTPRAREFLRRLIGGV